The nucleotide window AAGAGCAGCAACAGCTATCCGCTGTCACTCAAGCCCAAGGGCACGCCCATCCTGATCAGCGAAAGCCTGCTGCTGGTGCAACCGGGTGATGAACTGCGCTTGCAGGGGGAAGGCTTTACCGAGGATGCCAAGGTGATCTTTGGCGGCATCGGCCAGGTACCCAGCCTGGTGACACCCACCGAGATCACCGTCAGGGTCCCGGATGACGTGACCGCGGGCGATCTCTATGTGAGCAGCGAAGCCGGCGTCAGCAACAAGGTCCGCTTCGACACGCCGACCCAGGTCAGTATTGCCGTCGGCAGCGATTTCTCAGGCGATCTCTATGTTGCCGACAGCCTCTTTGGTACCGATGCCGTCCCTTACCGGACCGGCCTGGTGATGGAGCTGTTCTCCCTGGGCGGTGAAGGCCTGCACCTGTTCGAGAGGGTGGATGGCGAGCTGAACCGTATCGCCAGCGCCTTCAAGTTTGTCGACCAGCACAGCGTCACCTTCAGCCACCAGGCCAGCGCCGATTACGACTACATCATCGCCAACGACCTGGAGAGCCTGACCCTGGCCGAGTGGGAGGCCTTGGAGCGCAACCAGCCGGCCCGAGCCCTGCACCAACCCTCGGCCCTGGCGCCCCGGCCGGCCTCGGGAGGCGGCAGCCAGCTCAACCCCACGGTCACCGACTACCTGGACAGCTATTTCGACCTCACCGTCGAGGCCACCGACTATTTCGAGAACCTGCCCGGCAGCCCCACCAACAACTGTGCCAGCACCGACTGGCGGGATCTGTTCGGTTACGACGGCTGCGTGGAGGTTCAAAACAGGACCAAGCTGTTCCTCAGCACCCGGGTCTACCAGGTGGACGAGCAGGGCAACCTGGACATGTCCCTGGACAAGCTGAACAAGCCGGCCCGGGACCACATCACCAACCCCTGGGACACCAACATCGCCGCGGCCAACGACAATACCTTCCTGGGCATCGAGTTCTGGGCGACCGACAAGCTCTATGATCTCAAGGAGTGCCTCTACAAGCCCTGCCTCTACCAGGTGCTGACCCCAGGGGTCAACGACACCGTCGGGCCCAGCCCCTTTGCGCTGAACGGCAGCCAGCTGTATGACATCAATGCCAACAAGGCCAAGCGCTACCTGGTGATCCGCACCGTCATCGACCAGATAGTGCTGCGTTTCTACGGCTTCATCTTCGACCAGATCGGCGCGGACAATGTCACGGTGCAGCAGTACGTGGCGGTATCCAAGGCCATCTACAGCTACCTCCCCAAGTTGACGGAGGAGGTCGACAAGCTGATGGTCAAGGACAACCTGACCCAGGACGACTTCTACAACTTCGGCAAGGAAGTCTTGAAGGAGCTGTACAACAACGAGATGGTGCCGATCTTCTCGCCGCCCAAGCCCGACTTCGGCCCCCTGACCAAGGCGATCCTCAAGACCCTGAACATCGATGCCCAGCATATCGTCCAGAAGCTGGCGCAAAAGGCCGCCGAGAAGTGGCTGCCCGGCTACGGCCAGCTCAAGGCCGCCTATGAACTGGCCCAGGTAGCCGACCTGCTGGTCGACATGGGCAAGGCGGTCGCCGACTTCGTGGTCGTACCCACCAAGGCGGACTTCATCGTCACCTGGGGCCTGAAGATCGTCGACATCAAGCCCAGGGTCGTCGCCAAGGACGGCACCGGCAAGACCATCGAGATCTACGGCGTCGGCTTCCTGCCGGTGGAAGGCTGGATCTGGGACGATCTGCCAGAGTTCCAATTTATCGATACCGCCAACAGCTCGCACAGCACCAAGCTCAAGCCGGAAGCGGTGAACGAGCAGGGTAATATCGCCACTATCAACCTGCCGGCCGACTTTATCGAGCAGGCCCAGGGCCCCATCAGCATCACTGTCTATCACGAGGATCAGGAGGCGACGTCGCCTTATGATCTGCTCATCGGCCAGGGTGTACAGATAAGCCAGCTGCTGCCCGACAAGGGTAAGCAGGGTGACACCATCACCATCAGCGGTATCGGCTTCAGCCAGCTGCCGAGCCAGAACATCGTGACCTTTGCCGGCAACGGCGGCCGTGTCACCGCCAAGGTGATCAAGGCCAGCAAGGAAGAGCTGCAGGTGGTGGTACCCAAGGGCGCCCGCACCGGCGACGTCCTGGTCCAGGTCGGTGACGATGTCAGCAACCCTGCCACCTTCACCGTGCCCTATATCGTCAGCATCATCTATGGCGACAACGGCAACCTGCTGGACGACGTCTACAAGCTCAAGGTGGACGACCAGGTGATCAGGGACAACGGCACCCCGGTACGCAAGCTGGGGCCCATCGAACTGGCACTGACCGAGGGGGAGCACAAGGTCGAGATCATCGGCATCAAGGCCGACGACGGCATCGGTACCTACTACATCGACTTTGCCGGCGATGTGGTGTCGGTGTCGGGCGACGCCCTGGAAGGGCGCGATCTGACCCCCAACGTGGTCAAGACCTTCCACATCAATGTGGGCAGCAGTGCGAACCCGGTCAAATCCGCCGCTAGGCGTTACCTGGAAAACCTGCAGCCTGAAGCCATTGAGTAGCCATCCGGGATCCCGCTAGCCTGGGAAGGCTGGCGGGACGAATTTATGGAGGAATCATGAAAAAACAGCTAATTGGAGCCGCCCTGGTGGCTTTTGGCGGCCTGGCCGCTCCCGCGGCCCAGGCCGGTTCTGATCAGGAGCTGGTGCAGATCTGCGAGAAGGTTTTCGCCGCCATCCAGAGCGGGGACCAGAGCCAAATCATCCCCTATTTCCCGGAGCAGCTTTATCAGCAGGCCCCACAAAGGCATGCCAGGTCGTTCCAGAAAAAGGTCGACAAGATGAAAAAGCGCAACGGTTTCAGCCACAGCTATCGGGAAGTGAGGGACATGGACACGCCGCCCAAGTTCCTGAGCGACCTGGGGGCCAGCCAGTACAAGCTGGTGGACTTCGATGCCGTGGACGGCGACGGCCAGAAATACCTTGCCAACTGCGGCTTCGCCTTCATCGACGGCCACTGGAAGCTGGTCAGAACGCCCTTTTAAGAGACAGTCGCCGAGAATAAGAGCCGGCCGTCAGGCCGGTTTTTTTACATCGGGTGGGGCAGGGGCGAGACGCTCTGCCATGGCAAGTGTGGATGCCGTCCCGGGCCAGGTTGCTGGTAAGCTGTGGCGACGAGTTGGTAAGCGAATGGAGGCGAAAACATGATGGACGACGCCGGCTTAAGGCGGGAGACAATGGGCTGGATCCGGCTCCACGAAGGCCGGGTTCGCCTTAGGACCAAGTGCGCCATGGCCACGACGATATTCGGGCTTATCTGCCTGCTGCCCTTGGGCGCCTCCTTGTTGATGGCGGTAGTGGCGCAGGGCGGTGAACGTTTCTTTTACGCCAGCTGCGCCGGGCTGCTGGCGCTGCTGGCGGGCATCTGCCTTGGCATGACCGAGTATCTGGAGCTTGGGCCCAACGGCAGGGTGACCCGGATACGACGCTTACTGGGAAGGCGCAGCAGCAAGGTGCTGGCCCGTAAGGAGGCGGCCCGCCTGCTGCTCAGCCCCTTCCCCCAGGCCCGCAACCATTACCAGCTGAGCCTGCTCGGCCAGCATTACCCCTTGGGCGGCCTGGCCAAGGCCCTGGCCATCACCCGCTTCGTCGCCCACAAGGGCGGCCTCGAGGTAGACGAGCAGATCAGCGCCTGGCCGGAAACCCGGCCCCTGTCCCCCGACGTTAAGCCTCCTGCCGGTGCCGACGTCGTCGAAACCCGTCTCTGGTCCCCGGGCGCGGTGTTGCGCATGCTGCTGCCGCTGCTGGTGTTCCTGGGGCTGGGTACTGTGCTGTCGCTGCTGGGGGCCAGGCCATGAAGATCGTCAACAAGGGCCGGCAGCGGTTTGAACTGTGCCAGGGCAGCCTGGTGGCGCGGCTTTTCCTGAAGGTCGTCGGCCTCTTCCTGGCCGCCTTGGTGGCCGGGTTCGGCTGGTTCATGCTGGAAGGACGCCATGGCGGGCTGGGGCTTGGTGAGCGGGCCGCCCAGGTGCTCAGCTGGAGTCTTGGCGCCACCCTTTGCTGGCACCTGCTGTTTGCCGCCAGGCGCCGTTATTTCGACCTGGGAAACGGCGAGTACCTGGACAGGGTAGGCGCCCTGTATCCTATTGCCGAGCGGCGCATTCCCCTGGCGAGCATCGCCGCCGTCAGCGTCATGCCCAAGCCCCTGCAAAGCCGGAGCTGGCAACTGGTGCTGGTGGTGGGCCAGGACAACCTGGTGCTGGAGTACGGGCTGGATCCCGAGCGGCTGGCGACCCTGGGTAGGGAGCTGGCGGCGCTTATCGACAGGCCCCTGGTCAGGGAAAGCAGCGTCTGAGCTAAGCGCCATGACGAAAAACGGAGCCCTACGGCTCCGTTTTTTTCGTTACGAGACCCTCATTGGCCTTTGGCGTAGGCTTCCAGGTAGCTGTGGTAGTCGGACGTGTAGCTTTGCAGGGTCAGGGGCTGGCCGTCATGGCTCCTCATGACGCCGTCGAAGGCTTCCTGGAAGAGGACGCTGGAGTGGTACTCATGGCTCTGAAGGGGGATGGGCAACTTGCCCAAATTCTTCAGCATTCTGCCCATGGCCTCGTTGGGGGTGCCCTTTGTCAGGTACTCATAGGCCAGCCCGAAATATCGGTGAGCCTCTTCAAAGGTCTGGAAATGGGCGGGGACCTGGATGATGGATTTGACGGAGACGGGATCCCGTTCGGCCTGCGCCGACAGCGGGGCGATTTCCTGGCCACCGATGTACATCGCCTGGCCTTCAAGGAACCAGTAATCCGAGTTGAAGTCCTGGCGGCCCGACAGATTGCCCTGCAGGTAATGAACCAGCTGGTGCCTCACCATGGCGTCGACTGCCTGGTCTTGGCCTTCTTCAACCATCCGGGAGGTAGGCGTCAGATCGATACCGGCGACGCCGCCGGTACCATGGGCAATCTCGTTGACATTGCCGCGATGCAGGCACACGAACATCTTGTCGGGCAGCTGTTCCGGGATCAAGTCCAGCAGCGACTGCTTGGCTTCTTCATCCAGCTCGTCGTTGCTGGCCCTTTCACGCAGGATGTCCTCGAACGTTTGGATAACAACCAGCTTGTCGGTACGGCTGAGGCTGTTGTAGAAGGCCCTGGCGTAGGCATAGATGGTATCGAGGTCCTGCAGTCCCAAATCATCGGGAATGTCCACGTCCGAGGCGACAGCGGTCATCTCCGGGACCAGCCATTTTCCCTGTTCATCGAAATTGCTCGAGTCCCAAAGCCAGGGCAGCAGGGCCAGGTGATAATCGGCGCCAGTGGTGGCATGGCGATGGTTGGAAATGTCGCTGTGCTTGAGGCCAAGGGCGGCCAATACCTGAGGTGTTTGTGTTTCGATTTGTTCTACGGCGTAGTAGAAGTCGTCATCGGGGAGGTCCGAGGCGCCGTAGATCAGCAGCTCATCGGTTTCCAGATAATGCCATTCCTCGGTGCTATCACAGGCTGATTGGGGACCCTCGTCCTCTTTCGGGAAATACAAACCCGTTTCCCGGGCATCCTTGAAGGTACCGACCACCTTGGGGCCGCCGTCGGGCTTGTCCGGCTGGCCGGGTTCGATACCGGGCTCGCCATCGTTTCCGCCGCTGCCGCCACAGGCCGACAGCATCAGGGAAAGCACCAGGGTGGAAAGCAGCGTTTTTTTCATAAACCACGTCCTTAATGGTTATTTTGGGAAGCCTTCGCGATGGTATTTAATT belongs to Gallaecimonas sp. GXIMD4217 and includes:
- a CDS encoding IPT/TIG domain-containing protein; translated protein: MNAYRKNWATLFVLLALGLQGCNGELTADEQQPDTTIPDGGGDDGDDGGDTGGDDGGDTGGDDGGDGNDGGDGDKPDPSTGTWENKDEDGDGVPDEEDDYPFDPKKSSYPLFNDIEPNDNPSVAVVTGSSPGFRVSGTIIDDADNGDLYQFKATRGQVLTALLRTRAADFEPQVYISNADGEALDLGVITERGETNPLAISVDIPADGLYNLSIIDRQSKGRADFTYEVVIFEDVDVDGVSDQLELAIGLMPDNQDSDGDGVQDLYEVLGLEAGYGLDFDGDGVPNILDLDSDNDGLSDRVEGGSDIDGDGLGNLLDLDSDGNSIDDAVEAGDNPDYPVNADYDGLPDFMDLDDDDDGLLDTWDQERLVRVEPADWENGGIQITYAAGLYDKGHVLGHYRIGDRLLLSGQSLDQARTDITVVLRGQGITTNLYPDRVTLEGIEFQMPEAAYDELFIVVNNKSSNSYPLSLKPKGTPILISESLLLVQPGDELRLQGEGFTEDAKVIFGGIGQVPSLVTPTEITVRVPDDVTAGDLYVSSEAGVSNKVRFDTPTQVSIAVGSDFSGDLYVADSLFGTDAVPYRTGLVMELFSLGGEGLHLFERVDGELNRIASAFKFVDQHSVTFSHQASADYDYIIANDLESLTLAEWEALERNQPARALHQPSALAPRPASGGGSQLNPTVTDYLDSYFDLTVEATDYFENLPGSPTNNCASTDWRDLFGYDGCVEVQNRTKLFLSTRVYQVDEQGNLDMSLDKLNKPARDHITNPWDTNIAAANDNTFLGIEFWATDKLYDLKECLYKPCLYQVLTPGVNDTVGPSPFALNGSQLYDINANKAKRYLVIRTVIDQIVLRFYGFIFDQIGADNVTVQQYVAVSKAIYSYLPKLTEEVDKLMVKDNLTQDDFYNFGKEVLKELYNNEMVPIFSPPKPDFGPLTKAILKTLNIDAQHIVQKLAQKAAEKWLPGYGQLKAAYELAQVADLLVDMGKAVADFVVVPTKADFIVTWGLKIVDIKPRVVAKDGTGKTIEIYGVGFLPVEGWIWDDLPEFQFIDTANSSHSTKLKPEAVNEQGNIATINLPADFIEQAQGPISITVYHEDQEATSPYDLLIGQGVQISQLLPDKGKQGDTITISGIGFSQLPSQNIVTFAGNGGRVTAKVIKASKEELQVVVPKGARTGDVLVQVGDDVSNPATFTVPYIVSIIYGDNGNLLDDVYKLKVDDQVIRDNGTPVRKLGPIELALTEGEHKVEIIGIKADDGIGTYYIDFAGDVVSVSGDALEGRDLTPNVVKTFHINVGSSANPVKSAARRYLENLQPEAIE